One window of Corynebacterium accolens genomic DNA carries:
- a CDS encoding DUF6286 domain-containing protein, whose product MAEMNMPKHFGQQPKASPAVRTWTVILGFVLLAIGIVGVRETWLVGADANAQSWVQPVLNLIATEQLETWMIWAGVGSIVVGLIFVIAAVKTRRNTHIQVASESASMWMRPVDVARLSSAAARRVPGVASAQTSADTKSAKVTVNGDEQDSELPGRVETAVTRALEVLAHPPKVTVAVEKIPEMDNHV is encoded by the coding sequence ATGGCTGAGATGAATATGCCTAAGCATTTCGGGCAACAGCCCAAGGCGTCTCCTGCCGTGCGCACGTGGACCGTCATTTTAGGTTTCGTCCTGCTGGCCATTGGCATTGTGGGCGTACGCGAAACCTGGCTTGTCGGCGCAGACGCCAATGCCCAATCGTGGGTCCAGCCGGTCCTCAATCTTATTGCGACCGAGCAATTAGAGACGTGGATGATCTGGGCTGGGGTAGGCTCTATCGTCGTTGGTCTCATCTTTGTGATCGCTGCGGTAAAAACGCGCCGCAATACCCACATCCAGGTCGCTTCCGAGTCCGCTTCCATGTGGATGCGTCCGGTTGATGTCGCGCGCTTGAGCTCTGCTGCAGCGCGCCGCGTTCCGGGAGTCGCGTCCGCGCAGACTTCCGCGGATACCAAGAGCGCGAAGGTTACCGTCAATGGCGATGAGCAAGACTCCGAATTGCCGGGGCGCGTAGAAACTGCTGTCACCCGTGCCTTGGAAGTGCTTGCGCATCCACCAAAGGTCACCGTAGCCGTAGAGAAGATTCCGGAGATGGATAATCATGTCTAA
- the amaP gene encoding alkaline shock response membrane anchor protein AmaP, whose amino-acid sequence MSKKLATFDRILLGLLGIILIALGVWPILINFNVEFAEYLAEWVDHDTWRTLGDNSWWVWVLAGASALLLLIGLWLIVVNLRHRRFNNVESAASNEEGAISASMNAIATAVAKDLDALEGVDRVERLVAYDRARPTLQYTVVANPDTPLERLTNAVETNERDFREAFPDADLDTSYKLHFTKVKPMKDLAE is encoded by the coding sequence ATGTCTAAAAAGCTTGCTACCTTTGACCGAATCCTCCTCGGCCTGCTCGGAATCATCCTCATCGCGCTCGGTGTGTGGCCGATTCTCATTAACTTCAATGTGGAATTTGCTGAATACCTGGCCGAGTGGGTAGACCACGATACGTGGCGCACTTTGGGCGACAATAGTTGGTGGGTCTGGGTCTTGGCCGGCGCCTCTGCCCTATTGCTCCTCATTGGTTTGTGGCTCATCGTCGTGAACCTGCGCCACCGCCGCTTTAATAATGTGGAATCCGCAGCTTCCAATGAAGAAGGCGCAATCTCTGCATCCATGAACGCCATCGCCACCGCGGTGGCCAAGGATCTGGACGCGTTAGAGGGTGTGGACCGGGTCGAGCGCTTGGTTGCATACGACCGCGCCCGCCCAACGCTGCAGTACACGGTGGTTGCCAACCCAGACACGCCGCTGGAGCGGCTGACCAACGCTGTAGAAACGAATGAGCGCGACTTCCGGGAGGCTTTCCCCGACGCTGACCTAGATACCAGCTATAAGCTGCACTTCACCAAGGTCAAGCCGATGAAGGATTTAGCTGAATAA